One part of the Mya arenaria isolate MELC-2E11 chromosome 3, ASM2691426v1 genome encodes these proteins:
- the LOC128225810 gene encoding receptor-type tyrosine-protein phosphatase alpha-like, with protein sequence MYKGKNRYKEMYAYDHSRVSLKKTKPDDTDYINACFINGYEKVHKFIASQGPTKNMIDDFWRMVWQQKADKIVMLTNLIEMASIKCIQYWPEKDDTCSYGGIDISYIDTKELQDYNIRTWEAVKTGSKPRRIRQFHFKTWPDKDVPDSAWCLVNFWKAVDTNNSANESPIVVHCSAGVGRTGTFIALDNLIHQAKKEKSVRPLQMVQTLRRQRVNMVQTKEQYVYLHEAVAEALLIGTHHVYSKQFDSFYKHMVNKEPGSLKTRVEEQFNLIENGITEETVRESGHGYGNMESLPSEIDAYRPKLKNRGSHIVQTLGTVFLPNYANKNTFLMGMSPTENTLEEFWSLIEEQHITTVIMITSQSHAAYKTCQYLGSSDGKQIGKFKVNCIHEKQNKAFQEKCFSFKDVNHEDEDYLTTIRQFEFLAWRDGEDTPMAVQPMLDILEAVNRWQPHLGETRPILIHCESGYRRSGLVAVLLNEIHRVQDNKGQINIVDSVKTMKQRNKVIVQNPAQLRYIYDVMQEHVKQIDVYQNL encoded by the exons ATGTACAAAGGCAAAAACAGATACAAGGAAATGTATGCAT aCGACCATTCACGAGTAtctcttaaaaaaacaaagccAGACGATACGGACTATATCAATGCTTGTTTCATCAAT GGTTATGAGAAAGTTCACAAATTCATCGCATCGCAAG GTCCAACGAAGAACATGATTGATGACTTTTGGCGGATGGTTTGGCAACAAAAGGCCGATAAAATTGTGATGCTGACAAATCTTATAGAAATGGCTTCG ATAAAATGCATACAATACTGGCCAGAGAAGGATGACACCTGCTCATACGGCGGCATAGATATATCATACATCGACACAAAAGAACTCCAAGACTACAATATACGCACATGGGAAGCCGTGAAG ACCGGCAGTAAACCACGTCGAATACGCCAGTTCCATTTCAAGACCTGGCCAGACAAAGATGTTCCAGACAGTGCTTGGTGCCTCGTCAACTTTTGGAAAGCTGTTGACACTAACAACTCAGCAAATGAATCTCCAATTGTTGTGCACTGCAG TGCTGGAGTTGGTCGGACTGGAACATTCATTGCCCTTGACAACCTGATACACcaagcaaaaaaagaaaagagcGTTCGACCTCTACAAATGGTGCAGACACTGCGCAGACAGAGGGTGAACATGGTACAAACGAAG GAACAGTACGTGTACCTTCACGAGGCCGTAGCAGAAGCTTTGCTGATCGGCACACATCACGTGTACTCCAAGCAATTTGATAGTTTCTACAAGCACATGGTCAACAAAGAGCCCGGATCGCTGAAGACCAGGGTTGAAGAGCAGTTCAAT CTGATTGAAAATGGAATCACAGAAGAGACGGTACGGGAAAGTGGTCATGGATATGGAAACATGGAATCCCTGCCATCTGAAA TAGATGCCTATCGTCCTAAGCTGAAAAACAGAGGGTCTCACATAGTCCAAACACTTGGAACTGTTTTCTTACCG AACTACGCGAACAAAAACACATTCCTGATGGGCATGTCGCCGACAGAAAATACGCTGGAAGAATTCTGGTCCTTGATTGAGGAACAACACATCACCACCGTCATCATGATAACGTCGCAGTCACATGCCGCGTACAAG ACTTGTCAGTACCTTGGAAGCAGTGACGGAAAACAAATCGGCAAGTTTAAAGTAAACTGTATCCATGAGAAGCAAAACAAAGCTTTCCAAGAGAAGTGCTTTTCATTCAAGGACGTTAACCACGAG GATGAGGACTATCTAACGACAATCCGCCAGTTTGAGTTTTTGGCCTGGCGGGATGGCGAGGACACGCCCATGGCAGTCCAGCCTATGCTGGACATTTTGGAGGCAGTCAACAGGTGGCAGCCTCACCTCGGCGAGACTAGACCCATCCTCATACATTGCGA ATCTGGATATCGTCGCAGTGGATTGGTAGCTGTACTTCTGAATGAAATTCATCGGGTTCAAGACAACAAGGGCCAGATAAACATCGTGGACAGCGTGAAGACAATGAAACAACGGAACAAAGTTATTGTGCAGAACCCG GCACAACTCCGATACATCTACGACGTCATGCAAGAACATGTCAAACAGATCGATGTTTATCAGAATTTGTAG